The proteins below come from a single Drosophila kikkawai strain 14028-0561.14 chromosome 3R, DkikHiC1v2, whole genome shotgun sequence genomic window:
- the Hus1-like gene encoding checkpoint protein HUS1 has protein sequence MKFRALMQDAMYMREFQAIVATLAKLAKDCVMILGDRQMHFIVNEDQSSAASPLVWATIAADEYFPEYRMEAARSDQEYIVLSMSSANLGRALSVLRGGGVSMCKLKLQRIQFPCISVIASVQSSSSSEAREVVHDVPVTIIPASDWAAYVVPRVPNSQLALSLPSLRLLRSLIDKLKNISPSLEFQASFDGELSVIAASEMSTVTSRFQKLLPRSLTVSQQEASCSVDSRKASAFFGALQLSNEELTIGIDQEHSIHLQIDVRQDVVLHSILPAVCV, from the coding sequence ATGAAGTTCCGCGCCCTCATGCAGGATGCAATGTACATGCGCGAATTCCAAGCCATTGTGGCCACATTGGCCAAACTGGCCAAGGATTGTGTAATGATCCTAGGCGACCGGCAGATGCACTTCATTGTAAACGAGGACCAGAGCTCCGCTGCGTCGCCCTTAGTTTGGGCGACCATTGCAGCCGATGAGTATTTTCCAGAGTATCGCATGGAAGCTGCCCGGTCGGATCAGGAGTATATAGTCCTGAGCATGTCATCGGCAAATCTTGGTAGAGCTCTATCCGTCCTCCGCGGTGGAGGTGTCAGCATGTGTAAATTAAAGCTGCAGAGAATTCAGTTTCCCTGCATTTCGGTGATTGCCTCCGTGcaatcgtcatcatcatctgaAGCCCGAGAAGTGGTCCACGATGTACCAGTGACCATAATCCCGGCCAGTGATTGGGCTGCCTATGTGGTGCCAAGGGTGCCGAATTCCCAACTGGCGTTGAGTTTGCCATCGCTGCGTTTGCTGCGCAGTCTTATAGATAAACTGAAGAATATATCACCCAGTCTTGAATTCCAAGCCAGTTTTGATGGAGAGCTCAGCGTGATAGCCGCCTCTGAAATGTCCACGGTGACCAGTCGATTCCAGAAATTATTGCCACGATCTCTGACTGTATCTCAGCAAGAAGCCTCCTGTTCCGTGGATTCTCGTAAAGCCTCGGCATTCTTTGGAGCCCTGCAACTCTCCAACGAGGAACTTACAATTGGGATCGATCAGGAACACTCCATTCATCTACAAATCGATGTTCGACAGGATGTGGTCCTGCATTCCATCCTTCCCGCTGTCTGTGTGTAG
- the Gmppb gene encoding mannose-1-phosphate guanylyltransferase catalytic subunit beta, with the protein MCGSPNPAAMGNGTRALILVGGYGTRLRPLTLSTPKPLVEFANKPILLHQLEALVDAGCRQVILAVSYRAEQMEKELKVEADKLGVELIFSHETEPLGTAGPLALAKTILAASSEPFFVLNSDVICDFPFKQLVQFHRNHGKEGTIVVTKVEEPSKYGVVLYDENGCIKNFIEKPQEFVSNKINAGIYIFNPSVLERIEVKPTSIEKEVFPAMAEQQELYAMDLTGFWMDIGQPKDFLTGMCLYLSSLRQKQSPKLYTGPGVVGNVLVDPTAKIGEGCRIGPNVTIGPDVVIEDGVCIKRSTILKGAIVRSHSWLDSCIVGWRSTVGRWVRIEGITVLGEDVIVKDELYVNGGQVLPHKSIAASVPEPQIIM; encoded by the exons ATGTGCGGGTCCCCCAATCCGGCAGCCATGGGCAATGGAACGAGAGCCCTCATCCTCGTCGGCGGCTACGGCACTCGGCTGCGACCCCTGACCCTGAGCACGCCCAAGCCGCTGGTGGAGTTTGCCAATAAACCCATACTGCTCCATCAGCTGGAGGCGCTGGTGGATGCGGGTTGTCGGCAG GTCATTTTAGCAGTCAGCTATCGAGCCGAGCAAATGGAAAAGGAACTCAAAGTCGAGGCCGACAAGTTGGGCGTAGAGCTGATCTTTTCGCACGAAACAGAACCCTTGGGAACCGCCGGACCCTTGGCCCTGGCCAAAACCATATTGGCCGCCAGTTCGGAGCCCTTCTTTGTGCTCAACTCGGATGTCATCTGCGATTTCCCATTCAAACAGTTGGTGCAGTTCCATCGCAATCACGGCAAGGAAGGCACAATTGTGGTCACGAAGGTGGAGGAGCCCTCCAAATACGGCGTTGTGCTGTACGATGAGAACGGATGCATCAAGAACTTTATCGAGAAGCCACAGGAGTTTGTTAGCAACAAGATCAATGCCGGCATCTACATTTTTAATCCCTCGGTCCTCGAACGGATCGAAGTCAAGCCCACATCAATAGAGAAGGAAGTGTTTCCGGCGATGGccgagcagcaggagctgtATGCCATGGATCTGACCGGATTCTGGATGGACATTGGACAGCCTAAAGACTTTCTAACCG GTATGTGCCTGTACTTAAGCTCGCTACGCCAGAAGCAATCCCCCAAGCTGTACACAGGACCCGGCGTTGTGGGCAATGTCCTGGTGGATCCCACAGCTAAGATTGGCGAGGGCTGCCGCATTGGACCCAATGTCACCATCGGACCCGATGTGGTCATCGAGGATGGGGTGTGCATCAAGCGTTCCACCATTTTAAAGGGCGCCATAGTTCGCTCGCACTCGTGGCTGGATTCCTGCATCGTTGGCTGGCGATCGACCGTTGGGCGCTGGGTACGCATCGAGGGCATCACGGTGCTGGGAGAGGATGTGATTGTCAAGGACGAGCTGTATGTCAATGGTGGGCAAGTTCTGCCCCACAAGAGCATTGCGGCCAGTGTGCCAGAGCCGCAAATCATTATGTGA
- the LOC108080824 gene encoding uncharacterized protein, whose protein sequence is MLLAAAGLPAYDAGKLNSGAGSGSVGSGGGGTPTTSSVASRPSAASALMKTLSVRLHRGTEFIKDTVQKALVMSAPTPVASVPAASVAPLASAKLLDQQGLKRKLSGAGGLMGCSGISSVTSISASTSRSHYVLAPATHHSQVQVQPNVPTAAFLRTYTVAPTALHRSAAARKRNPSTDSLLMDLCLFKPIRPMPITPIKINKFRSFELKRPKFVSAANPDSEDDEEDDDDDLVHKPKLSNLTLPTNEVSAFVPMPYVETTSTAIIATNPSSSNTTTATTSRSRSRSHNTHTSGSAPAITNPKPKRRRRAPKFSAKKRCKAPQVKTTSPADGGTEAKAPAKRKATVAAASGEVKRSRGESIASMSTPAVVKKAPTKRKANSGSGQAKRSRGGSPPITTSTSSTDGATAVKNTLNRKAATVKGAAAKRSRGSSEAAPLERRPSPPMTRLRARQQISASK, encoded by the exons ATGCTGCTGGCCGCAGCCGGTCTGCCGGCCTACGATGCCGGAAAACTGAACAGCGGCGCTGGATCTGGAAGCGTTGGTTCCGGCGGAGGAGGCACGCCCACAACGTCGTCGGTCGCCTCTCGTCCCAGTGCCGCCAGTGCGCTGATGAAGACGCTGTCTGTACGCCTGCATCGCGGCACCGAGTTCATCAAGGACACTGTTCAGAAGGCCCTGGTGATGTCGGCACCCACGCCAGTGGCCTCCGTTCCCGCTGCTTCTGTTGCTCCCCTCGCCTCTGCAAAGCTCCTGGACCAGCAGGGTCTGAAACGCAAACTAAGCGGCGCCGGGGGCCTGATGGGCTGCAGCGGTATCAGCAGCGTCACTTCGATCTCCGCCAGCACTAGCCGCTCCCACTACGTACTGGCCCCTGCGACACACCACTCCCAGGTGCAAGTGCAGCCCAACGTGCCCACCGCCGCCTTCCTGCGCACCTACACGGTGGCTCCCACGGCACTGCACCGATCGGCGGCTGCCCGGAAGCGGAATCCCAGCACCGACAGCCTGCTCATGGACCTGTGCCTCTTCAAGCCCATCCGACCCATGCCCATAACGCCAATTAAAAT CAATAAATTTCGCAGTTTCGAACTGAAGAGACCCAAATTCGTTTCCGCTGCGAACCCAGACAGCGAggatgacgaggaggacgacgacgatgacttAGTCCACAAACCAAAGCTCAG cAACTTGACATTGCCAACAAATGAGGTCTCGGCGTTCGTTCCGATGCCCTATGTAGAAACCACCAGCACCGCCATCATCGCCACAaaccccagcagcagcaacaccaccaccgccaccaccagcAGGAGCAGATCTCGCtcccacaacacacacacctcaGGCTCGGCACCTGCCATTACCAACCCAAAGCCAAAGCGTCGTCGTCGCGCACCCAAGTTCTCGGCCAAAAAACGATGCAAGGCGCCACAAGTAAAAACCACCTCtccagcagatggaggaactgAAGCCAAGGCGCCGGCCAAACGGAAGGCAACGGTGGCGGCAGCCAGTGGAGAAGTTAAACGCAGCCGTGGTGAATCCATCGCTTCAATGAGCACTCCCGCTGTGGTCAAAAAAGCTCCAACCAAACGCAAAGCGAATTCTGGAAGTGGTCAAGCCAAACGCAGTCGTGGCGGCTCTCCACCCATAACCACATCCACCTCTTCAACTGATGGCGCAACTGCAGTTAAAAACACACTCAATCGCAAGGCGGCTACTGTAAAAGGAGCTGCTGCCAAACGCAGTCGTGGATCATCTGAAGCCGCGCCGCTAGAGCGCCGCCCCTCGCCGCCCATGACACGTCTGCGGGCCCGCCAGCAGATCTCCGCCAGCAAGTAA
- the BBS5 gene encoding BBSome complex member BBS5 has translation MLKSLTQMDGNQPQPQLQLLWEDKEVKFDVPQLHKHLRSGERVLDYIYHIEDSKGNPGDTGRLMVTNLRLIWHSLVHKKYNLSIGYARIGNTNTRMVHMHSKGRMASQALYILAISNETRFEFLFTDVSGETSRRDQPIFSSVFDVYQLYQRTYLYRDLKLRGAIVQAGQLVILPDEQVFSQVQGVWNLSSDQGNLGSFVVSNIRLVWFADANETFNISLPYLQIESLRIRESKYGPALVIQTAETGGGYVLGFRIDPPERLNELFKELCSLHTIYGEQPNFGIQYNAQDARQRLAAAAEEAAQMPQFKVENFEELDERQEREINLKLNSYLAEGCLGKVNSVNGAADQDDREDPVYCKELGFAMERIRDGYKLQDLWNVMPTKMETIE, from the exons ATGCTAAAATCCCTGACTCAAATGGATGGAAACCAGCCGCAGCCCCAGCTGCAGTTGCTCTGGGAGGACAAAGAAGTCAAGTTTGATGTTCCTCAGTT ACACAAGCACCTTCGCAGCGGAGAGCGTGTCCTGGACTATATATACCACATTGAAGATAGCAAAGGAAATCCGGGTGACACGGGTCGCTTAATGGTTACAAATCTCCGGCTTATTTGGCACTCACTTGTCCACAAGAAGTACAATCTGT CCATTGGCTATGCTCGGATTGGCAACACCAACACTCGAATGGTGCACATGCACTCGAAGGGCCGGATGGCCAGTCAGGCTCTCTACATCCTGGCCATAAGCAACGAGACCCGCTTTGAGTTCCTCTTCACCGACGTCTCGGGCGAAACTTCACGCAGGGATCAGCCAATCTTTTCCAGTGTTTTCGATGTGTATCA GTTATACCAACGTACGTATCTGTACCGCGACTTGAAGTTGCGCGGAGCCATTGTCCAGGCGGGGCAGTTGGTTATCCTGCCGGATGAGCAGGTCTTCAGCCAAGTGCAGGGCGTCTGGAATTTGTCCAGTGACCAGGGGAATCTCGGAAGTTTTGTGGTCTCCAATATACGCCTTGTGTGGTTTGCCGATGCCAATGAGACGTTCAACATAAGCTTGCCGTATTTGCAAATTGAAAGT TTACGCATCCGTGAGTCCAAGTATGGTCCTGCTTTGGTCATCCAAACGGCCGAGACGGGAGGTGGCTACGTACTTGGCTTTCGCATTGATCCCCCCGAGCGTCTGAACGAGCTGTTCAAGGAGCTTTGCTCTCTGCACACAATATACGGAGAGCAGCCAAACTTTGGCATCCAATACAATGCCCAGGATGCCCGTCAGCGCTTGGCAGCCGCCGCTGAGGAGGCAGCCCAGATGCCCCAGTTTAAGGTTGAGAACTTCGAGGAGCTGGATGAAAGGCAGGAGAGAGAGATCAACCTCAAACTGAACAGCTACCTAGCCGAAGGATGTTTGGGAAAGGTAAACAGTGTCAATGGTGCAGCCGATCAGGATGACAGAGAGGATCCTGTTTACTGCAAGGAACTGGGCTTTGCCATGGAACGAATTAGAGATGGGTACAAGTTACAGGATCTATGGAATGTTATGCCCACTAAAATGGAAACCATTGAGTGA